The Haploplasma axanthum region GGCATGCAACAATTGATAGTAAAGAATTATATCAACATATACCTTTTGATGAAGTTGCTTATCATGCTGGAGATGGTAGTGTACTTCCTGGTATGAGTAGTACATATCTTGGTGGTGGAAATAGAAATGGAATTGGAATTGAAATGGCAGTGAATGATGACGGCAATATTATGAAAACATGGCAACGTGCTGCAAAATTTGCCGCTGAGTTATTAGTTCAATATAATTTACCAACAACACAAATTTCATATCATCAAGATTTTAGTGGAAAACTTTGCCCACAATCTATGATTAGAGCAGATTTACAAGGATTATTTGAAGAATTTGTTGAAAATGAATATGAGTTGTTAAAAAGATTTCCAAATGTAAAAAGTATTGAATTAGTATCAAGTAATGAAGAATACCTTGAAAATACTGGGGTTATTGTTAAGAATCCAAATAAGACAATGACAATTGAGTATGATCTTATTATTAAGTTTGATAATGATACTGAGATGATTAAAACATTTAAAACTTATTTACCAGGTATGTGGAAATAATTGAAAGTTTTTTTTAGAAGTTGAAAAAAAAAACAAAAGAGTTGAAAAGAATTAGAAAAGCGCTGTCACTACAAAAAAATGATAGCGCTTCATGCTATAATTTCAGTGATAAAAGGGAGGATTCAAATATGAAAAAAATAGTATCAATTTTAGTAATAATTTTAATTAGTGTTGTTGCTGTTTCTTGTAGAAAAGAAGAGGAAGTAAAGACAATTGTAATAATGCATGGATCAGTTGGTGAAGTTGATCCATTCCATATTGATTACAGTACAAGATCAGATCGTGAAGAGAAGCAAGCATTGCAAAGAAAAGTTGAAGAAGAATTTAATATAAAAATTGAATATAAACCATATCCAAGCAATGCGGGATGGGGACCAGCAAGAGTTAATGCAATAATTGAAGCATATCAAGCAAAGAAACCATTAGCCGATATATATTGGACAACAACAAGTTGGACAAGTAGATTAGCAGATTCATATGCTATTTCTCCAGTTGATGAGTGGATGCAAGAATATGGAAGCAATATTGATCAAACTGTTTATGAAATAGGTAGTTATAATGAAAAATTATATTCTTTCTTTCCTGAAAAAGCTACTGGACAATTAGGTCTATATTTTAATGAAAATTTACTTAGAGATAAAGATATTGAAAATCCTGTTGACATATTCATAAGAGGTGAATGGACATGGAGCAAGTTTAAAGAATGGGCAGAACAAGCTCAAGCGAAAATGAGTAAAGAAGCAAGCAATGAACAGTATGTACTTGGCGGTATGTTACCTATATGGACTCAATCACTTATCCCATTAAATGGAGGAACATTGATTAATAAAGAAACAAAAAGAGTTGCATTTACACAGGCACCAGCACTAGAAACGTATGCGTTCATGCAAGAATTGTGGAATAATCAATTATTTGAACCTAAAGGTGAATATGATACTGGAAGTGCTGAATGGAATAGTGGACGTGTATTAATGCATCCAGGTGCATTTTGGTTTTTAAATGCAGATAACAGATGGAAAGGATTAAGTTTTGATTTAGGTTATGTTCCTTATCCAGTTAGTGATAGTTTTAAAAGCAAAGGTGGCGAATATATAACATATGTTTCAGGTGAAGCAGTATATAATGTCGCTAATAGTGAAGATAAAGAAAGACAAAAGCTAGCATTTCAAGTTTGGAATGCACTACAATTATGGAAAACACCTGAATTCCAAGAAAGAGAATTTAGTGCAAAACTTAGAAGTAATTTCGGTGGTAATGATAAATACGTAAATGCATTTTTATCAGTATACAACAATGTTTACTTGGAGCTAGTTGATGATTTAGGAATAAGTGCTTATGGTGATGGGGGATGGAGAAGTACAATCGGTGCGGCAATTAAAGGTACAGATGGTAAAGAACCAAGATCTGCAGTTGAATCAATTGCGCCTATATATCAAGAAGCATTAGATTCATTTTTTGCAAAAAAATAAATAAGAACATATTCAATTCCTCTCCAAAGTGTTTGGGGAGGAATTATTAAAGAGGAGTGCTGAAATGAAAAAGATTATAATAATTACACTATCAATATTGGTTACTTTTTTTGTTTTTGCAACCGTTAAAAATATAATAGATAACTCATCAAAAAATTATCTTAAACAAAACATTGTGAATAAAGAGGATATTGATTTTTCAAGTTTTGAAAATAGTAGTTCAAGTGATTATTATCACTATATAAAAAAATATGATATGAAGTATCCTGCAAATGAAGAGATTTTAATTGAAGGCAAAAATTTTACTGATGCAACATCGGATATAGAAATATTGTCAAAGTTTGAAGGAGAAAATGATGTTATTTTAACTTCTGATGAAGGAGATATTATATGGAGTTTTAATGTTGAAAAAGATGGATATTATAATATCGGTATTAATTATTATCCGTATGAAGGTAATGGTTCGAATATTGAAAGAACGTTACTAATTAATGATGAAATTCCTTTTAATGGAGCTGAAAATTTAGTTTTACATCGCTTATGGGGAAGTGAAACTGAAATAAAACAAGATTTGTATGGTAATGATATTAGACCAAGTCAAGTTGAAAAACCAAATTGGATTAAGAGTTATTTTAAAGACTCTGTTGGTTATGTTAATGGTAAGTATGCTTTCTATTTTAAACAGGGTGAAAATACAATAACTTTAAGAAGCTTAAGTCAACCCATGGTTATTAAAAACTTAATAATAGAATCAATTGAAGAATTGAAGACATACGAAGATTTGAAAAAAAGTTATGAAGAAAAAAATATGAGTTAATAAATGAAAATGTTAAGTTATTTGAAGCAGAAAATCTGAAAAATACAACATCACCCACATTATATCCATTAAATGATACTGGTGCTTCAACATCACCAACAGACCCAAAATATATAAAATTAAATATTATAGGTGGAGATAATTGGAGAATTTCTGGTGATAGAATCACTTGGAATTTAAGTGTTGAAAAGTCTGGTCTATATAATGTTAGTTTAAGAGTTAGACAAAATCTTGCAACTGGAATGGTTGTGACTAGAAACATATATATTAATAATGAAATTCCTTTTAAAGAATTAGAAAATTATACGTTTAAATTTAATAGTTCCTGGAGAATACAAACGCTTGGAACAGATAAAGAGGCGTTTAAATTTTACTTTGAAGCTGGAAAAGAATATGAATTTTCTATGGAAACATCGTTAGGATCATATGGACCAAAGATTGCTCAAATTGAAAATGTTATTTCAAATTTAAGTAAAATTTATCGTGAAATACTTGTTTTTACAGGACCAGAACCTGATCCAAATAGAGACTATCAGTTAACAACAAGAGTTCCAAATCTAATTTCAAGATTAAATGCAGAATTGGAAGAACTACACAAGATAAGAGATAAAATAATCGAAATATCTGGTTCGAAAAGTGAAAAAACAGGTATTTTGGATACTATAATTTTACAAATTGAAGATTTTTTAAAGAAACCAAGTCAAATCCATAAAAAACTAACAACATTCAATAATAATGTATCATCGCTTGGGACACTTATTATTCTATTGAGTGATCAGCCACTTGAGCTTGATTACATAGCAGTTCATGGTAGTGATGGGAAACTACCTAAAAATTCTGTAAATATATTTAAACAAATGTTTTTTAGTATTAGAGCATTCTTTGCATCATTTACTACAGATTATTCATCAGTTGGAAAAACAACTAAAGATGCAAATGAAACAATAAATGTATGGCTCACAGTTGGTAAAGATCAAGCAAATATTTTGAGAAAACTTATTGATGAAAAATTTACACCAATGCATGACATACAAGTTGATTTAAAACTAGTAAGTAGTGCATCATTATTACCTGCAACTTCCTCTGGAAAAGGACCAGATGTTGCAATGGGAGTAGGAACTAATGTTCCTGTAAATTATGCACTTAGAAATGCAAGTTATGATTTAACAAAATTTAGTGATTTTAAAGATATTATTAAAAGATTTAATAGAAGTGCTTATGAATCATTTGAATTTGGTGATGGTACTTATGCACTTCCAGAACAAGAAATATTTATGATGATGTTTTATAGAACTGATATTTTTGATGAACTTGGATTGAATGTTCCAAATACATGGCAAGATGTTATTAAAATGATTCCTGATTTACAAAAATATAATTTAGAATTCTTCTTACCAGTTCCAAGAACACAAGGTGCAGTTGTTAATCTACCACCAAATCCGATATTCTCAACTATGTTTTATCAAAATGGAGGAAGCTTCTATATTAACAATAATACAGAAAGTGGATTTAATGAGGGATTAGGTCCAGAAGTATTTGAGACTTGGACTCAGTTTTATACTGATTATTCTTTTCCAGTTGAAGCTAATTTTGCAAATAGATTTAGAAGTGGACAAATGCCATTAGGTATTACATATTACAATACTTATAATACATTAAGTGTTTTTGCTCCTGAAATACGAGGAAAATGGGGATTTTTACCAGTGCCTGGTACTGAATATATTGATGAGAATGGTGAAAAACAGATTAGAAGAGATACAGTTTCAACTAATACTGGAGCAATGATTTTGAACAATTCGAGTAAAAAAGATGCATCATGGGAATTTTTAAAGTGGTGGACATCTACAGATACACAAGTTAGATTTGGACGCGAAATGGAAGGTATTTTAGGTGCTGCTGCAAGATACCCGACAGCAAATGTTGAAGCATTTGAAAGTCTACCATGGAAACGTAATGAACTTGAGGTTTTAAAAGAACAATGGTCATGGGTACGAGGAATACCTGAAGTTCCAGGATCATATATGACAGGTAGACATTTGGATAACGCGTTTAGAATGGTAATTAATGAAACTGCAAATCCGCGAGAAGTTATATATGATTATGTTCAAATTATTAACGAAGAAATAAATAAAAAACGTAAAGAATTTAATTTGAATTAGGAGGATAATATGCAAATTGAAAAAACGACAAAAGCGCCATTAACTAAAAGACAACATTTAGTTAAAGAAATAAAACAAAATAAACATAATTACATATTACTTGCTCCATACTTTATTCTATTCTTTGCATTTACTGTTATACCAGTATTAATGTCAATGGGGATTAGTTTCACATACTTTAATTTATTAGAAAGTCCTAAGTTTGTGGGATTTGATAATTATATGAACTTATTTTTAGATGATGATGTATTTATAATTGCACTAAAAAATACTTTTATTTTAGCAATTGTAACGGGACCGGTTAGTTATTTAGCTGCATTTATATTTGCATGGCTGATTAATGAGTTAGGACCTAAACTACGGGCATTCATGACAGTTATTTTCTATGTTCCATCAATTTCAGGAAGTGCCTTTCTTATATGGTTAATCATTTTTTCTGGTGATGTTCATGGATATGCTAATGCAATATTTATGAATTTGGGCATTATTGATACCCCAATTCAATGGCTTACAGATCAAAAATATATGATGATTGTTTTAATCATTGTTCAGCTTTGGTTAAGTTTAGGAGTTAGTTTTCTAGCATTTATTGCAGGTCTTCAAAATGTTGATAGAACATTATATGAAGCAGGAGCTATTGACGGTGTAAAGAATAGATGGCAAGAATTATGGTATATAACATTACCATCAATGAAACCACAATTATTATTTGGTGCTGTAATGCAAATAACCACAAGTTTAGCAATTGCAGAAGTATCGATGCAATTACTTGGATTTCCATCGACAGGATACGAAGGACACACTATTGTTACACATTTAATGGATTATGGAACACTAAGATTTGATCTTGGATATGCATCAGCAATTGCAACCGTATTATTTTTTATAATGATTCTTGCAAATATGCTCGTAAGATCAGTCTTAAAGAAGGTAGGTGAATAAGATGCAAACACTAAAAGAAAATAAGCTTACTTTTTTAGAGAAAATAAAGTATAAAAAGAAGAAAAAACTTAATCGTTCTAAACTTGGTAATTTTGCACTATTCTTATTCCTATTAGTGTTTGGAGCATTTTCAGCTTATCCACTTATAATGACTACTTCAAATGCTTTTAAACCTTTAGATGAATTGTTTTTATTTCCACCTAGTCTAATACCTAAGAATGTAACATTTGACAATTTTAGGGATTTATCAAGTTTGATTGCAAGCTCATGGATACCATTTTCTAGATACTTTTTTAACACAATAATAATTACAGTAGTTGGAACTGCAGGACATGTTTTAATAGCATCAATGGCAGCTTATCCATTAGCAAAATATAAATTTCCTGGAAGAAATTTTTTGTTCGGTCTTGTAGTATATTCTTTGATGTTTGCACCACAAGTAACAGCAATTCCAAATTACATTATAATATCATCTTTGGGACTTGTTGATACTTATGCAGCCATCATTCTTCCTGCAATAGCAGCTAGTTTAGGATTATATCTGATGAAACAATTTATGGAACAAATACCAATGGAACTAATAGAATCAGCAAAAATTGATGGAGCAAGTGAATATAGAATTTTCTTCCAAATTGTTATGCCACTTGTTAAACCCGCTTGGCTAACTTTAATTATTCTATTATTTCAAAGACTATGGACAACTGATGGTGGGGCATTTATCTTTAGTGAAGAATTAAAACCATTATCATATGCACTACGACAAATAGCACAAGGTTCAATTGAAAGAAGTGGAACGATTGCTGCTGTTTCATTCATAATGATGATTGTACCAATAACATTCTTCATTATTTCTCAATCAAGAATAGTTGAAACATTCAGTCATTCTGGTATGAAATAGGAGGAAGAAAATAATGAAAAAGAAAATAATTATAATTGCGCTATTAATTATAATTCCACTTTTAATGGGATCTAAACCATATAATTATTCATATTATGGTGAAGTAATAAGCTCAAGCCCAGGTATGACTTTTCAAACATATATAAATGGTCAAACATTAGGTACTTCAATTGGTACACCACATGATTTGTATGTTTATCAAGAAGAAATCTATATGGTTGCTCAAACTAATAATGGTGGAAAACTATTAATTATAAATAAAGAATATCAATTAGTTGAAGATATACAAGAATTTGAATATGCAGATGAATTTTTAGATAAACTAAAGTTAATAAAAACTGATATGGCTGATGATCAAATTTTGATGAATAGATACATATCAAAGACTTTAGATACACCGACTGGAATAGATGTTAAAGAAGATGCAATATATATAGCAGATTCTAAAAATAAAAGAATTGTAAAACTTAATTTTGAATATCAAATAATAGATATTTTTTATGAGCAAGAAAAGATCAGTGAACAAATGGTCTATGAACCTAGAAAAATTAGTGTAGATAGTTCAGGGCGTATGTATGTAGCAGTAGATAATGCATATGAAGGTATTATTGAGTTAGATGTTGATGGAAGTTTTAATAGATTTTTAGGTACAAATACAATCAAACATTCACCATTTGAAATGTTAAGACGCTCACTTATGACTGAGGAACAAAGAAAAAAACTTGACTTAGCTTTATCAACTTCTTATACAAATGTTAATGTTAATGAAAAAGGTTTTATCTTTGCAACAGCAAAACCAACAGAGAATAATAATGAAAAAATGATTCAATTGATTAATCCTAAAGGTGTTGATGTTTTAAAAAGAAATGGTTATCATGTTCCAATGGGTGATGTAGAGTTTTTAAAACAAGTTGATAAATATACAAGTAAAGTAGGACCTTCAAAACTTGTTGATGTAGCTTATACAAAGAATGGAATATACACTGTTTTAGATGAACAAAGATCAAAACTATTTACATACGATCAAGAAGGAAATCTGCTATATATCAATGGTTCATCTAGCGAAGGAACTAATACGCAAAGTGATAAGTTAGAAAAGCCTGTTGCTATTGATTACTTTGGCGATGATATTTTAGTTTTAGATGGGGATCAAAGAGCAACAAAAATAGTAGTTTTAAGATTAACTGAATTCGGAAAAACTGTTAACGATGCAATAGAATTACACTCTATTGGAAAATTTGAAGAAGCATCAAAACTATGGGAAAAAGTGTTAATTCTTAATACTAATTATGAAGTTGCATACAATGGGATTGGAAAAAATGAATTACGTCAAAAAAATTATAAAATAGCAATGCAAAATTTTGAAAAAGGACATGATTCATATTATTATTCTAAAGCATTTAAAAGTTATCGAAATCAAATAATAAAAAAATATTTTTCAGTAATGGTAACGGGCATTGCAGTTTTAGTAGTAGGAAGCATAGTATATAAAAAAAGAGATAAAATATTTAAAAAGGGGGAAAATAAATGAAAGAAAAATTCAAAAAAACATATGAGAATTATATAAAATTTCCTAAGTATTTGCTTACCCACCCTTTTGATGGATTTTATGATTTTAAGAAATATAAAAAAGGTAAATTATCGGTTGCTATTGTCTATGTTTTCTTATATGTTTTATTTAGAATAATAAAGTTTTCATATGAATCTCCAATAGTTTCAACTGTTAATCCCTTAAATCTAAACACAATTAAAGAAATTGTTACAGTTATTTTGATGGTTTTAGTATTTTCAATTGCAAATTGGGCTGTTACAACACTAATGGAAGGTAAAGGAAATTTCAAAGAAATCTTTACAGTTACAGGATATTCTCTTTTTCCAATTGTAATTATTGGAATACCATTTGTTTTTATTTCAAATTTATTAACTAAAGATGAAATGGCAATATATAATTTAGTGATTGGATTTTCATATCTTGCAACTGCATGGTTACTATTTATGGGAATACTTAATGTTCATGAGTACGGTTTAGGAAAAACTATTGGAGCATTTATATTAACTGCTGTTGCAATGGCAGTAATGATTTTCTTTGCAATATTGTTTTTTGATTTAATTCAACAAATTATATCTTTTATAAAAATATTATGGCAAGAAATTAATCTTCGATTATAAGGAGGAGAACAAATGAAAAAAAAGTTAATCATAGCAAGTCTAATATTTGGAATTCTTATAATTACATCAACATATTTATTTGCATTTCCAATGCCAAAAACAAAATATGTTAATGAAGATTTAATGGAGTTTAATAAAGAGGATTTTATAAAAGTTCAAACTGAAAAAATAGATAATGGTAATCTTCAATATGAAGACGTTTTAACTGATAAGAATAAGAAAGTTGCAGATAATGGAACATATCAATTATATTTTGATGAGACTACATCATATTTCTATGTTGAAAATAGTAAAACAAAAGAAAAATGGTATTCAAATCCAATTGATTCAAAAAATGATAATCAAAAGTCGACAATTACAATTAACTATTTGGAATCTAGCGGTGCAAATAATACTGCAAAATCTGTAAACAATTATAAATTAAGTATTAATCATGATGAATCAATAAATTATAATGAAAAAGGTAGAAAGACCTTTTCTGTAAACTATGTTGAAAATGGATTTCAAGTTTTGTATGAAATAAAAAGTTTAAATATTAATTATTTATATATACCTAGATTTTTAGATAAAGATGTATATGAAAATGCACTTAGTATTTTAAAAGGAAGAGTAGATGATAGTGCAAGTAGTTATGATGAGTATAGTTTGTTTCAAAGAATGTACACTTATTCTAATGATAAATATCAAATTCCAGAATCAAATTATGTTGGTATGAACGCATTTGATATATCAACATTCTACAATATATTTTATCCAGTAAATAAAGAAGATTTGATTGAATCATTAGGTGTTTATACTCCTGAAAGAGTAAAACAAGAGAATGAACAAAATAATTATCTTGGCAGTATTCCAGACTTTTATTTTGAAGTTGCAGTTGAAGTTAAACTTACAAACGAAGGTATTAAGATGTCAATATTAAATAATTCAATTAAAGAATCATCAGCTCATAAAATAACAGAGATTACAGCATATCCTTTATTTGGAGCGGTGACATATAGTGAAGCTTCTAATCTTGGAAATGATGGATATCTTTTTGTTCCAGATGGAAGTGGGGCAATCATTAATTTTAATAATGGCAAGGGCGGTGCAACTAATGCATATAAGGGAAGAGTTTATGGTTCAGATTTGGCTATGTTACCATATACTGAAATAAATAGAGAGAAACTAATATTTCCTATATATGGATTGGTTAAAAAGAATTCAGGTTTTGCAGCAATTATATCAAATGGTGATGCAATGGCTTCTGTTAACGCTAATGTGTCGTCAAATGATGATACATACAATATGGTCTATGCATCATTTAATGTTAGAGAAGTAGAAGCAGTAACAATGGGATCAGGAGCAACAACATATAGCATACTTTTAGTCACAAACGATAAGGTTCAAACTGATTATAGTATTTCATATTATTTTTTAGATGAAACAAATAGTTCTTATAGTGGGATTGCAAAATCTTATCAAAAATATTTAATAGACTATAAAAATCTACAAAAGAATGACACTAGTAAAAATCCAATGATTACATTAGAATTTTTAGGAGCATATGATGAAAAGAATTTCTTCTTAGGCATTCCCTATACAAAACAAAAATCTTTAACAACTTTTAAAGAAGCGGGAATGATAGTTAATCAATTTTTGAGCAAGAATGTTAATAATATTAATATTTTATATAAAGGTGCAATTAATGGTGGACTTACTCCAAATATTTCAAATAAAGCGAAAATTGAAAATGTTCTTGGGGGAAAAAAGCAATATAAAAAGCTCGAAAAAGAACTTGAGAGTAAAGGAATTAATATCTATATAAATTCTGATGTATCTACAGTAAATAAATATGAAAAACCTTTTGATAGTTATAAATATACTGCAAAAAGAGTTTCAGGTGATAGTTCAAGAGTTCATGAGTATAGTCCCGCAACAGGAGTATTTGGGAAGGAATATAATCATAATTATGTTTTAAATCCAATATATTACGAAGAAATTTATAAGAGATTTAATAAAGAGAATCTTTTCAAAAATTTAAGCTTTGATTATATAGGAAATTCGTTAGCGGGTAGTTATAGTAAAAATGGTTTAGTATATAAACAAGATTCATTGAATATACAAAAAGAATTGCTAGAGAATATGGATAAGAGTCTTGTTATTTCAAATCCTCTTGGATTTGCAATTCCATATTCAGATTATATTATTGATTTACCAACTTCTTCGACATTGTTTTCAATAATTGACTATTCGATACCACTTACTCAATTGGTGCTATCAGGATTTATTGACTATACGACAGAGAGTATGAATTTATCTACATCAAGAAGTATTGATTTTCAATTTCTAAAAGCAATAGAAACAGGATCTAATATTAAATATACTTTATCATACAAAAGTTCAGAGGAACTTTTAAACACGAAATACAATATGTATTATTCAACATACTATAAAAATTGGTTAGAAATAATTACTAATCAATATAATGAAATGGTTGAACTTCAAATTCACGAAGGAGAATTATTGGAACATAGAAGGATAAGTCAAAACGTTTATGAATCAAAATATAGTAATAACATAAAAATAATCATAAATTATAACTCACATCAAGTTGAAGTTGAGGGAATTACCATTCAAGGTATGAATTACATGAAAGTGGTGGAATAATGAAGAATGTAAAAACCGAAAAAAATAAAAAAGTTATTAGTTATAAGAATCAAAAACTAGTTTGGGCATTTATCTTTCTTGCACCTTGGTTTTTTGGGTTGGTATTATTATTCTTATATCCATTAGTAGAGTCTTTAATCTATAGTTTTAGTAATGTAACAATTAGTGACTCAGGAATTAGTACTAGTGGTATTGCATTTAAGAACTATATTGATGTTTTTAATATACATGCAATTGGAGGAACTTTTTTTAAAGTTGAATTATTAACAACAATATTAGATGCAGTAGTTAATCTACCAGTAATTGTAATATTTAGTTTATTAATGGCTACACTACTTAATACAGAATTTAAAGGGAGAGCAATTGCTCGTGCAATATTTTTTATACCAGTAATTTTAAATTCAGCAACAGTATTAGAAGCAATGAGTAATTTAAATTTACCAGCAGCTGCAGTTGATGAAAAAATGTTTAATATAGATTTTTATCTTATAAATGCTGGACTTGGTGAAGGTACTGTGACATTTTTAACAGGACTAGTATCCAGAATGACTTCAATTGTAACATTATCGGGTATACCAATACTTTTATTCCTTGCAAGTATACAATCAATTCCATCACATCTATATGAAGCTGCAAAGATGGAAGGAGCAACAACATATGAAATGTTTTGGTTGATTACTTTCCCAAATGTTACACCACATATATTAACGGTGTTAATTTATGTATTAGTAGATTCATTCCTTACATCATCTGTAACATCTTATATACAAATTACATTAAATGCAAG contains the following coding sequences:
- a CDS encoding ABC transporter substrate-binding protein, which encodes MKKIVSILVIILISVVAVSCRKEEEVKTIVIMHGSVGEVDPFHIDYSTRSDREEKQALQRKVEEEFNIKIEYKPYPSNAGWGPARVNAIIEAYQAKKPLADIYWTTTSWTSRLADSYAISPVDEWMQEYGSNIDQTVYEIGSYNEKLYSFFPEKATGQLGLYFNENLLRDKDIENPVDIFIRGEWTWSKFKEWAEQAQAKMSKEASNEQYVLGGMLPIWTQSLIPLNGGTLINKETKRVAFTQAPALETYAFMQELWNNQLFEPKGEYDTGSAEWNSGRVLMHPGAFWFLNADNRWKGLSFDLGYVPYPVSDSFKSKGGEYITYVSGEAVYNVANSEDKERQKLAFQVWNALQLWKTPEFQEREFSAKLRSNFGGNDKYVNAFLSVYNNVYLELVDDLGISAYGDGGWRSTIGAAIKGTDGKEPRSAVESIAPIYQEALDSFFAKK
- a CDS encoding carbohydrate-binding protein — protein: MKKIIIITLSILVTFFVFATVKNIIDNSSKNYLKQNIVNKEDIDFSSFENSSSSDYYHYIKKYDMKYPANEEILIEGKNFTDATSDIEILSKFEGENDVILTSDEGDIIWSFNVEKDGYYNIGINYYPYEGNGSNIERTLLINDEIPFNGAENLVLHRLWGSETEIKQDLYGNDIRPSQVEKPNWIKSYFKDSVGYVNGKYAFYFKQGENTITLRSLSQPMVIKNLIIESIEELKTYEDLKKSYEEKNMS
- a CDS encoding extracellular solute-binding protein gives rise to the protein MTRNIYINNEIPFKELENYTFKFNSSWRIQTLGTDKEAFKFYFEAGKEYEFSMETSLGSYGPKIAQIENVISNLSKIYREILVFTGPEPDPNRDYQLTTRVPNLISRLNAELEELHKIRDKIIEISGSKSEKTGILDTIILQIEDFLKKPSQIHKKLTTFNNNVSSLGTLIILLSDQPLELDYIAVHGSDGKLPKNSVNIFKQMFFSIRAFFASFTTDYSSVGKTTKDANETINVWLTVGKDQANILRKLIDEKFTPMHDIQVDLKLVSSASLLPATSSGKGPDVAMGVGTNVPVNYALRNASYDLTKFSDFKDIIKRFNRSAYESFEFGDGTYALPEQEIFMMMFYRTDIFDELGLNVPNTWQDVIKMIPDLQKYNLEFFLPVPRTQGAVVNLPPNPIFSTMFYQNGGSFYINNNTESGFNEGLGPEVFETWTQFYTDYSFPVEANFANRFRSGQMPLGITYYNTYNTLSVFAPEIRGKWGFLPVPGTEYIDENGEKQIRRDTVSTNTGAMILNNSSKKDASWEFLKWWTSTDTQVRFGREMEGILGAAARYPTANVEAFESLPWKRNELEVLKEQWSWVRGIPEVPGSYMTGRHLDNAFRMVINETANPREVIYDYVQIINEEINKKRKEFNLN
- a CDS encoding carbohydrate ABC transporter permease — translated: MQIEKTTKAPLTKRQHLVKEIKQNKHNYILLAPYFILFFAFTVIPVLMSMGISFTYFNLLESPKFVGFDNYMNLFLDDDVFIIALKNTFILAIVTGPVSYLAAFIFAWLINELGPKLRAFMTVIFYVPSISGSAFLIWLIIFSGDVHGYANAIFMNLGIIDTPIQWLTDQKYMMIVLIIVQLWLSLGVSFLAFIAGLQNVDRTLYEAGAIDGVKNRWQELWYITLPSMKPQLLFGAVMQITTSLAIAEVSMQLLGFPSTGYEGHTIVTHLMDYGTLRFDLGYASAIATVLFFIMILANMLVRSVLKKVGE
- a CDS encoding carbohydrate ABC transporter permease, with translation MQTLKENKLTFLEKIKYKKKKKLNRSKLGNFALFLFLLVFGAFSAYPLIMTTSNAFKPLDELFLFPPSLIPKNVTFDNFRDLSSLIASSWIPFSRYFFNTIIITVVGTAGHVLIASMAAYPLAKYKFPGRNFLFGLVVYSLMFAPQVTAIPNYIIISSLGLVDTYAAIILPAIAASLGLYLMKQFMEQIPMELIESAKIDGASEYRIFFQIVMPLVKPAWLTLIILLFQRLWTTDGGAFIFSEELKPLSYALRQIAQGSIERSGTIAAVSFIMMIVPITFFIISQSRIVETFSHSGMK
- a CDS encoding NHL repeat-containing protein; translation: MKKKIIIIALLIIIPLLMGSKPYNYSYYGEVISSSPGMTFQTYINGQTLGTSIGTPHDLYVYQEEIYMVAQTNNGGKLLIINKEYQLVEDIQEFEYADEFLDKLKLIKTDMADDQILMNRYISKTLDTPTGIDVKEDAIYIADSKNKRIVKLNFEYQIIDIFYEQEKISEQMVYEPRKISVDSSGRMYVAVDNAYEGIIELDVDGSFNRFLGTNTIKHSPFEMLRRSLMTEEQRKKLDLALSTSYTNVNVNEKGFIFATAKPTENNNEKMIQLINPKGVDVLKRNGYHVPMGDVEFLKQVDKYTSKVGPSKLVDVAYTKNGIYTVLDEQRSKLFTYDQEGNLLYINGSSSEGTNTQSDKLEKPVAIDYFGDDILVLDGDQRATKIVVLRLTEFGKTVNDAIELHSIGKFEEASKLWEKVLILNTNYEVAYNGIGKNELRQKNYKIAMQNFEKGHDSYYYSKAFKSYRNQIIKKYFSVMVTGIAVLVVGSIVYKKRDKIFKKGENK
- a CDS encoding Yip1 family protein, which encodes MKEKFKKTYENYIKFPKYLLTHPFDGFYDFKKYKKGKLSVAIVYVFLYVLFRIIKFSYESPIVSTVNPLNLNTIKEIVTVILMVLVFSIANWAVTTLMEGKGNFKEIFTVTGYSLFPIVIIGIPFVFISNLLTKDEMAIYNLVIGFSYLATAWLLFMGILNVHEYGLGKTIGAFILTAVAMAVMIFFAILFFDLIQQIISFIKILWQEINLRL